From one Orcinus orca chromosome 10, mOrcOrc1.1, whole genome shotgun sequence genomic stretch:
- the ELP6 gene encoding elongator complex protein 6, with protein MFVFCSARGRASSPVWVADAARASSSVGHAAGARQAVLSGGPGPGRESGQGKEEETGLLGPRWGEAPAGDPQVRSHTSQRPGPPAGSASPRVRRVRPGSRRPPDWLRPAPRSGVAHARSFRAVLWHGFCSSASAVSAAAPSSRLVCSFPLLGMFPELNNLLNTTPDQAEQGKLTLLCDAKTDGSFLVHHFLSFYLKANCKVCFVALIQSFSHYNIVGQKLGVSLTTARECGQLVFLEGLKSAVDVFFRPQEEPHPLQFLREANSGNLQPLYEFVQEALKPVDSGEAAWRCPVLLVDDLSVLLSLGVGAVAVLDFIHYCRATVCREWKGNVVALVHDSGDAEDEENDILLNGLGHQSHLILRAEGLATGFCKDVHGQLRILWRRPSEPTAQRDRSLTYQYKIQDKNVSFFAKGMSPAVL; from the exons atgtttgttttctgctCTGCGCGAGGGAGGGCATCTTCGCCAGTCTGGGTCGCCGATGCAGCTCGAGCTTCTAGCAGTGTTGGGCACGCCGCAGGAGCTCGACAGGCCGTACTGTCCGGAGGCCCCGGGCCGGGGAGAGAGAGCGGTCAAGGTAAGGAGGAAGAAACCGGTCTCCTGGGGCCTCGGTGGGGGGAAGCCCCTGCTGGGGACCCGCAGGTAAGGAGCCACACCTCCCAGCGCCCCGGTCCCCCGGCCGGAAGCGCATCCCCGCGCGTGCGCCGGGTGCGGCCCGGGTCAAGGCGCCCGCCCGATTGGCTGCGGCCGGCGCCTAGAAGCGGCGTTGCGCATGCGCGCTCCTTCCGCGCGGTTTTGTGGCATGGGTTTTGCTCTTCAGCTTCCGCTGTCTCCGCGGCAGCCCCATCTTCCCGTCTAGTGTGCTCGTTCCCGTTGCTCGGAATGTTCCCGGAACTCAATAACCTTCTCAACACCACGCCTGACCAGGCGGAGCAG GGGAAACTGACTCTACTCTGTGATGCCAAGACAGATGGCAGTTTCCTTGTGCACCACTTTCTCTCCTTCTATCTCAAAG ctaATTGTAAAGTCTGCTTTGTGGCACTCATCCAGTCCTTCAGTCACTACAATATCGTGGGACAGAAgctg GGTGTCAGCCTGACCACAGCGCGGGAATGCGGGCAGCTCGTGTTCCTCGAGGGTCTCAAGTCTGCAGTGGACGTCTTCTTTCGGCCTCAGGAGgagccacaccccctgcagttCCTCAG GGAGGCCAACTCTGGGAATCTGCAGCCGCTGTATGAGTTTGTACAGGAGGCCCTGAAGCCCGTGGACAGTGGGGAGGCTGCCTGGAGGTGCCCGGTGCTGCTGGTGGACGACCTCAGTGTGCTGCTAAGCCTGGGCGTGGGGGCAGTGGCGGTGCTGGACTTCATCCACTACTGCAGAGCCACCGTGTGCCGGGAATGGAAG GGAAATGTAGTGGCCCTTGTGCACGACAGTGGAGATGCCGAGGACGAGGAGAATGACATCCTGCTGAATGGCCTTGGTCACCAGAGCCACCTGATACTGCGGGCTGAAGGCCTGGCCACCGGCTTCTGCAAGGACGTGCATGGGCAG CTGAGGATCCTGTGGAGGAGACCATCAGAGCCCACAGCCCAGCGAGATCGGAGCCTCACTTACCAGTACAAGATACAGGACAAAAATGTGTCCTTTTTTGCCAAAGGAATGTCTCCTGCTGTTCTGTGA